In Mangrovivirga cuniculi, the following proteins share a genomic window:
- a CDS encoding biotin--[acetyl-CoA-carboxylase] ligase, translating to MHKNSTNLLILGRTSNYLPSCQSTNDIAAGLSQSKNLMDGHVVWTTNQTAGKGQRGNTWESEPGKNLLLSIVVYPKTLDAGNQFLLTAAISLGVCETIKSFIPDKDVYIKWPNDIYVEKLKIAGILIENMLKNGKIEQGIIGIGSNINQTHNLHPSATSIFLETNKEIEIEDYYFRILQNIEAFYLKLRAGKSSYLKSLYYRNMLWYQEERLFQAGDKFFHGTILGVNNEGKLQVSTDEGIKAFGLKEISFVINRS from the coding sequence TTGCATAAAAATTCTACCAATCTTTTAATATTAGGAAGAACTTCCAATTATCTGCCATCATGTCAGTCTACGAATGACATAGCCGCAGGGTTATCGCAAAGCAAAAACTTGATGGACGGCCATGTTGTCTGGACAACAAATCAAACGGCCGGCAAAGGTCAGCGCGGTAATACCTGGGAATCTGAACCAGGTAAAAATCTTTTATTGAGTATAGTTGTATATCCCAAAACTCTTGATGCAGGCAATCAATTCCTGCTTACAGCGGCCATCAGCCTGGGAGTATGCGAAACAATAAAATCTTTTATCCCCGATAAAGATGTTTACATAAAATGGCCTAATGATATCTACGTTGAAAAACTTAAGATCGCCGGGATATTGATAGAAAATATGTTAAAAAATGGAAAAATAGAACAAGGGATCATTGGCATTGGAAGTAATATTAATCAGACTCATAATCTCCATCCATCCGCTACTTCTATATTTTTAGAGACCAATAAGGAAATAGAAATTGAAGATTACTATTTCCGTATACTCCAAAATATTGAGGCCTTTTATCTAAAACTAAGAGCTGGAAAATCATCTTATCTAAAATCACTTTATTATAGAAATATGCTTTGGTACCAGGAAGAAAGATTATTTCAGGCAGGAGATAAATTTTTTCATGGAACTATCCTTGGAGTAAATAATGAAGGTAAACTTCAGGTGTCAACAGATGAGGGTATAAAAGCCTTTGGATTAAAAGAAATCTCATTTGTAATAAACAGAAGCTGA